Within the Anguilla rostrata isolate EN2019 chromosome 6, ASM1855537v3, whole genome shotgun sequence genome, the region CGACCTGCAGGGCACCTCCAGTGGGAATGAGCCAGAAAGCAGAGCCCAGGAGGTCCCCTATCCCAGGAACCCGTAGCCCCAGCGAGGCCCCCTCGGAGATGAGACCCTTGCGCTCAACCCCGAGAGGCAGATCCTTCGACCGGGATGCCCTGATGACCACCGTCACCCTGCGGCGGCCTGTGGAGCTAAACGGGGAGGACGAGCTGGTGTTCACCCGGGTGGAGGAGCTGTCTATTGGAGGGCTTGTGGAGAACTCCATGCCATCAGGCATGACTCGCTTCCATGGTGACCACCGCTCTTCTCAGACTCTGCCTGCTGGGTTCCACCGGGTTGCCATTGTCAGCAGCATCAATGACGAGTTTGATGCCTACACATCTCAGGTGGACGTGTCAGGACTGAGAAAGGGGAAGGTACACACAAAGGGCATTGGTTCAGAGAGCACCCTCTGCTCAGATTTCCCTGGAATGCCCCGTGAGGAATCTTACTTCAAAAAGGACACCAGAACTTTGACAACTGATGGCACCACTGCTGCCTCCAGCAAATTTCTCCCTAGCAAGTACTTGCCTACCCTTGAGTCCACAAAAACACCTTCCAGGGATTATAAAACAAGAGTCAATGCTGTCGGTACCTTTCCACACCCACATGTTTACTCGACTCTTCCAAGGAATATCAAACCTACCTCGCCTATAGCACAAAGTAACATCAACTATGAACAGCAGAAGCTGAAGGGAAAGCTGGATGACCCTTGGTTGCACTTTGACAGACACTTCGATCCTAGAGCTGCTGAGATGGATTCCCCCAGCAGGCATTCAAGAAACAGCACAAAAAGGCCTGTTGGAAATAGCAACAGTGTACCCCGACCACCAAAGCAACAGGGACATTGTTCACCCAAAAGGGTAGTAGACGGATGCGAGAGGTCCAACAATAGCAAAGGTGAGGCTTCCCACAGGGTTCCAGTGCTCAGACGAGAGGCGACCACACTTGGCATAATGCCTGTTATTCACAGTTCCTCATTCATTAAACCAAATGAAGACAGTATATTGGCAACTGGCAGCCTGAAGTTTTTGTCCTTAAGAAAAAAGACCAGTGGACTAAATGGCGCATCTTCCAAGCCTCAGTGCAGCTCACCTCCCATCCAACCTGTCCAAAGATACAACCTAGATCCGAAGTCCAGGAACAATTTGTCCTCAAGGTCTACTGAATCCAAGTTATCCGTATTGGAAGTGGAGTTTGACATGCGATTCAAAGGTTACTCAAGTGGCCACAAAACTTCTAGCCTTAAGGCTGACTACACCTCAGCCAAACCAAAATCGAGTCAGAAGGCCCGAAAGCAGAAAGGCAGTACTGGACATAGTCATGGAAGTCTTACGTCCTTGGAAAGGTGTGACAGCCTGACATCGATGGGCTCCAAACCGGGGCTTTCCAGAGAAAACAGTGATGCCAGCTTGGGTAGCAGGGGCAGGTCTGGCAGGTCGGGGGCTCAGCAGGGATCTCCAGGCTCTGCTTCTACTTCCCCACCTCCTTCTGCCCCACCCAGAACCTCTGGCAAGCTAGAGCACATGCAAGGAAGCACAGTCACCGCAGCTGTGGCTATGAATGGAAACCAGGCCCACAGCATGTTTTCCGGGAACTCTCAGCCACAGTGTTCCACTAGCATATGCAGTGTCGCTCCATTCACTTGGAATGTAAACCTACCTCCGAATGGCAAGAGCACACCTTTTTCTGCACCAGAGGGCAATGGCAAATTGGGGAGAGACGCCGCCATGAGTACTAAGCAAGTCATCCGTGCCGCCAACAGCAGGGTCAGCGAGCTGGCGTCCGGGAGCTCTGTCAGGCACCTCGGGGGCTCAGGGGACACGGAGAGGGGAAGAAACCTCGGCGACAGTGACCACCTCACCACAGTGCCGCCGTCGCCTTACAGCAAGATGACGGCCCCGAGAATGCCGTCGCGCTACAGTAGCGGGCACTGCAGCGACAACAGCAGCGTGCTGAGCGGGGAGCTGCCCCCGGCCATGGGCCGCACCGCCATCTTCTACCACAGCGGGGGCAGCAGCGGCTACGAGAGCATGATCCGCGACAGCGAGGCCACGGGCAGCACCTCGTCCGCCCATGATTCCCTGAGCGAGAGCGGCGCCTCCTCCTTGGGCCGAATCCGAACGCCCAGGTCCCCCAAGAAGCGCTCAAATGGTGAGTGCTGCTGTttgcagggaattctgggactCCACAGCATGAAAACAGCTCTGACAAAGATGAAGTTCGGCATTCTTTGTTCTTTAATAGTCATGTCTTGCATGTTCAGAAGCCTGACACTATTTTAACAGggtaaatgagagagaaagaattcAAAATCATTGCTATcaaagcaaatacacacacacacatacacacacatatatatatttatattttattttattaactacagctacaaaaataatgaagatCAATATGGGTATGGAGCTGACAAATCATAGGATGCATTCTCACCATTAGCTCATAACCTCACTCATCACATTTGTCTATTAGAATAAACCTTCAATTCTGTATTCTCTTTCCTAAGGTGCAACCAAATtgacaaacatttaaaataacatggGTTTTACGAAGCAGATTATTCTGTATTCCCCAATGATTTTAAGTTAAACTGACACAATCCTTAAAATGATTTGCTGTGCTCCAAGAGGGAAGTCTTTCTATTTACAACATAAGCACTATTTTTAAAGGGCTAATAATCTGGAGTTAATCCTGAACATCACTCTTATCGAGACTCAAATGAAATGGCGTAGGTAATGGAGGTGGTTGCTCTAAGCAGCTTTAGTACCTGTCtataaaatgctttcatttaagccattgaGCGAATTCTGTAAATACTCCCGGATTGAGGGGCAGCTCTGAGACCATCTGAGAGCACAAAGGTCAATCAGCGGTTTATGGGAGTGCCTGCAAGGGAAATTAGCCCTGACTGGTCCTTCTTTCTTTGTCTAGCTGGTTTGCATTCTAATAGCTCGCTGGGTTGTGGCTTTGCCTCAATTTCTTCTATGGTTTTCTTAGCACGGGCTGAATCTGATTTGAGTCTGAAATGTGAGTGTGCAAATCAATGATGATTGCTCTAAAAAAATtgtatccctctctctgtaaaaGGAATTACAGCACATCCACATCCTTGAGGAGTCTGTCTGAGTGGATCACAGTTCGTaatagatggagagagagagagagagagagagagagagagagagtgagagagagagaagagtagGGGGAACATGGCAGGTTGACTCAAGAGCAGACGGATTCCCTATTGTTATCATTACTTATTTCTTTtgtgaattcaattatttttatatcgCCCCTTTTTTATACCTCCCTCCCAGTTGCCAGCCTGACTATATCAATCCTTTACATGGTAAAAATTTTAATGTCTTCATACCTTGCATCAATGAAACTGACAGCGATTGCTCTGAAAGTCTGAAGTTGCTGTATTTATAAAACATGCACAGTATGCTCAAGTGGGCAGTGATCTCTGAAATGTCTCAAtcctttttcagaaaattcacCTCAGAAAAACCAGATACTATTCATTGCAATTTTCATTTGATGAAAAACAGACGTCAACCTTAAACACAGAACAGGACTGAGAACCTGTAGCCTACGCATTACCAAGAGACCTAGCCTTCAATTATATAGTAACAAGGGCATTGGGGAATTGAAGATCAAGGGTTATTCTGTAAGAACATTCAAAAAATTCATCAACAAGATTTTTAAGAATTAGAAATTACTCCGAATTactctcagaattctgaaatACTCGTGAAACTCACATTAATTCTGTAAAGTGTCTATAGTATGCTACTTGTGCTGGTGATAAGGGTCTGTCGatggttttgctttgtttttgtagtttttttgtttatacgGGGGggttgttgtctttttttgtcgTTGCGTTTTTCTTCTTGTGCTGTGACCGCCTCCCCCAGGCTACCAGCGGAGACGCCTGATCCCGGCCCCCCTGCCGGACGCCCCGCCCTCGGGGAGGAAGGCCGGCGCCGCGGGCCAGTGGGTGGACCTGCTGCCCCTGCCCGGCCCGCTGAAGGAGCCCTTCGAGATCAAGGTGTACGAGATCGATGGCGCGGCCCACCTGCAGCGGCAGTGCCCGGGCGGCGCGGCGGAGGCGAGCACGCGGTTTTGTCGTCCATTTCATCCCGCATGATAATGGCGCCCGTGTTCGTCCCATTGGTTTGATGGTGTCGTTTCATCATCAGCAGCGGCGGTTCCGGGTTCATGCCTGAGAGCTGAACCATGGAAACAAGAATTTGAAACATTCCGATTTTTCAATCTGATAGTAACATGATTTTTGGTACTACTCCCAAAAAATTAAGGAGTACGCATACCCAGTTGGTGCAGTTCTCAGTTCTGTTCATGGTTGATGTAATATTAAAACCAGCACAGTTCTCTTTAATGTAATCTTCAAACCTACGCAATTCCCATTAATATTATGATAAAACCCAGCCCAATCTCATTAATGCAGAGATCAGACCAGGTCACTTCTTATGAATATAGTATTTCAACCTGCTTCGTTCTTATTAACTGTAGAATCTCTCAGTCTGTGTCTGGATTTAATGCTTCATTCGTCACCGGTGCTCACGGCTGCGAATACAAAGCAGAGCTGAAAAACAGCTGGCTGACAGTGGAGAAACGCCCAAGTTCATGGTTCTGCAATTAATCAGGTCCCTTGTTAATGCCTGACGTGTTGTTGATTGGCTAATTAACCTTTCACCCATGTGGGAGAGTGTTCTTAATTGGCCTAGTTCCTGCTATACTACAGCATCGCGGTGCAGGCCCTGCCAGGAATGGAAGGGAGGAGAGCGGTCATGTGATGCCTGTGGCTAATTGGTTTAACCGATGGTAAAGCACTGACCCAAGCAGGCTTGAGGAAACATGGAGCTAGACTGGGTGGGGAGAGAAAAGTTGATGAATGAAGGTTCTGGCCACGATTCTGAAGTGGTCCTTCTGGTGTTCCCTTTTCTGATTCCATGGGTCATTAACCATTCCTGTGCCTTTTATTCAGTCCAGATTGGGGCTTGTGGAGGCTACATCATAAATTTTTTTGATTTGATAATGAAATTTGGAATAAatatcctgtgtgtgtttgtctgtgtgtctgcatgcctgtgtgtgtgcgcgtgtccgtgcgtgtatgtctgcatgtcaTAAGCTCATTCTTACCGTTTTCTCTTCTGTCATGTTTCCAGCAGCCATTTCAGGATGTTAAGAAAGGTACATAGAATGGGTAGGACAGATGCAACTGAACTTCATGCAGAAACCATAAAGGATATTAGTTTGAGGCATTATAATGTAAATCCAATGGAGTCTGGACGACCGTAGTAAGTAATGTGAAATGTAATACTTTGCAAACATGCCGAACTGGGTAAAGGCCTGTGGTTCTTCAGTAGCAACTGAAAAGCCCTGTCAGAAGGATAGGAGCAAGAATAACCCGCATCATGGTTCTACTTTTCAATAACGTGTTCCTCTTGACTAGGTCTATGCTTAATCCTCCTGCAAACAGGTCTCCTGTAGATTAAGAAAATgctgggattgggggggggggggggtagagtgtGGCGGGGATGCTGATTTATTTGGAGCTCTGCTCTAATTAATCCATCCGACAGGAAGTGGGGAAGGTAAGTCTGCAGGTTAGAGTCCTGATTTAATTTACCATAATCTCTCCCTGTATAAAGCCGGCTTTGGTGTCAGCGATGCAGGTCTTTTCATCCGGGAGGGCTCAGTAGAGACGCCGTGTCACATGAACGGGTGCTGTGCAGTGGCGACGGCTGatgcaggctctctctctctctctctgccctcccgttctctctctctccctctctctgtcctcccatCGCAGGGCCTGCCGTACTTCAATGCCAGGCTCAAGATGCTGGAGAGGCGGCAGCAGCAGATCCGGGACCTGCGGGTCAAGCACGAGAAGCTAAAGGGGGAGCTGGAGGACGTCAAAAACAAGCTGATGCTGGACCCTCAAAAATGGATAGGAGAGTGTGAGTACCTTTGGATCCTCTAATAAAAACCATGTAGTTTGAAGCCGTATTAGATCTTTATTACTGTcccaattgtatttttttcccgtGTGGTGGGCTGTGTTTAAGGGGATTCTTTTATTAGCTTTCATATTGTAGGACACATTGTATTAGCAGTTTGCCCTCACTTTTTTTCAGCTAGCTCCAGCATTTGTCAGGCTGGATTGTGTTACTTCATTTGGGAGCTTTGGCTTGGTAAAGAGGATGTTGTTCCTGTTGGCCGTAGTTCTTCAGCTACTGAGCTAtcccttgttgttgttgttttgacaGTGCGAAGCACATGattatttggtaaatggtaaatggactgcatttatagcTTTACCCAGCGTTAATGATGCCTCTATGCAGGCTTAGGGTAGGTTAGTGTTGGTGTCTTGCTAGAACTTGCAGCAGGCGGTTTAACGTAACCTGATGCAGACAATCAGTCTACCTCCTGAGCACCTATGATTATTTCCTCAAGTCTATTTATAGAGGTTATTTCCTCTAAAGACAATCTGCCATGAATGGGCCCTCTGCTTGCTTTTCCCACAGGCCCACCTGGTTTCTTACCCATCCAGGGTTCCAGAACTATGGAAGTGGGCAGTACCATAAGAAAACCAATTGGTGATTGATTCCAATCCTAATGGGGCTTACTGGTGACTCAGGAAGCAATGTTAGAGATTTATAAGGCTGTTGTTGAAAGTGTACCCActtttttaatgactttttgGTATGGCTGTACAACAGCTCAGGAGAAGAAACATTTAGAGAGAGCTACATGCACAGGACTTAAAATCATTGGCTGTAAACTTCCCTCTGTTTCCTCCATATGTGTCATCCGTATCCAACGGAAAGCTAAGAAACTGTCCACTGACTCATACCATCCAGCCAGCTTTTTCTTTACAGCCCTTCCTTCAGGAAAGAGATACCAGTCTATTAGCTGCAGAACCTCTTGCCTTCCTAATAGCACCTATCTGTTTCCCATCTGAACTCAATGAAATGCACAAGAGTGTCCATTTCTTACTGTTGGCTTAATGTACGTGCTTTTTAGAGTGAGCATTCTtttattcaggttttatttTAGGGAGTTTACATCCATAATTAATTCACTTATAGCattttgtattgcatttgtaGTTGTTTTTAATTGGGTGATCTGTGTGTTTTAGGTGTTATGTGTAAAATGTCAGTTTTGTGAAGCCTCTGTCTAAATGTATTATGATTATTGGTATAAAgcattatttttgaatgtttataactataattatactgtattatgaGCATATTATGAGACATTATAAGTATGTTGCAATGTACTTGGACATAGGCTTCATGGAAAGTGTTACCGGAACTTtctatatgaaaaaataaatgttagcgTCACGTCTCATGCATAGAAAGTGTAAGAAGTGGGCAGAGAAATCAATCTCCCGATATGGAAATTAAAcacctttccttttcttttgacACCCCTTTCATAAGAAAAGGTCGCATgttgaaaaatgaattcatgcaGCACCCATCTGTCGGTTAGTGAAAGCCTTGCCTTTGTGTACATACTCTGTATGTGGAGAAATCAATAAGCCTCCATTTCTCCCAAAACCTTGACCAGCAGCGTCTGCTATTCATCCATGACTCCTGGAATGAACACTGCGGTGctatattaattacatttcccTCATGAAGAGAGTGGTACTGCTGTGTATAGTGGAGTCAATGGCTGTTTCATCCAAACACCTCACTATTCTTATTTGTATCAGGTGAACATTCCGTAGGGTTTTTTAAGGCGTTCTGAATAATCCTTCTGCTACGCACAAACCTTACCTGTAAATGGATGGTTGCTACAAATTCAATGTGTCTTTCCCCCATTTAATACATCTGTTACCCTTTTGAGGGTGCTCTTTgtcctcttttttaaaataaatgtatctaaaacgcatgtattttcttgtttgttaaaatacatgtttttcttcctaAATACTATTTGAGTTTCCTTCAGGAACAGTACTGGACTGTGCACATTATATAgctttgtatatatatttatgaaaatatttagcaGTGTATGCAATTtcatgtataatatataataaatatattctaCATCCTTTTCTTAATGTGGTATGTAGAAGTAGCAGAAATAGAAATGTTGTCTGATATATGCAGCCTATATTCAATAATACTCCAGGCtttcatattatatttttacatatagcCAACCACTTATACTCATATTTTACTCTTTGTCTGTGGTGACTTGTCTCAGACTCCTCTTTCATcccttgctctctttcttctttctctctcaaactctttccctctccctttctccactTGTTTGCTCCCCAGTTGAGGTTGAACCGGACCTGGACGAGGAGTCGCAGGAGTACCTGGAGGCCCTGGCGCAGGTGACCGGCGAGCTGGAGTACTGCGTCAACCTGTGCAAGTCGCGCGTGATGATGGAGACCTGCTTCGACGTCGAGGCGACGTCCCTGGCGCACGGCGGACCCCGGGAGCTGCAGGTGTGAGCTCGGACCCCAGGGGAACTGGCCTAAACTGGCCCAAACTGGCCGAACACTGGCCGAACTCTGAGTGATCGCCAGAGAAGCCGTGACGAGCTGCCACAGCGCTGATGACAAGCATGCGTCTCATTGCCAGGCTGCCGCATCCATGCGTTATGGCCTGCGGCGCAGTTAGCACAGTCCCGCGGAAGACAAACcaaggcctggattcagtttAACTGCAACATATCTTACGCTCACCTCTGAATAGCTGCATTTCCATTGTAGTGAATTTCTATTACTTTATTTGCCTTTCTTTGCAACAGAAATGTAAGGGcgactttttaaaaaccctaACTTAGTCATAAGATGTAAAATGACTGTTCCTAAATGTGCATTAAATGCTAAAGGGAATGGACACTAAGCTAGTAATTGATTGAGTCATCACTGACTACATCGATGTAGCTTAAACAAATCACATGAAACCACTttccctgacaaaaaaaaacaatggaaacagGTTTCTTTTGCATGCAAGTGAAGGCGACTGTTTGTATAGTGCCCCATTTTCTCTGTGACTTCCCAAAGGATATGTAGCTACAGTACAAACTCATTTGGGGGTTTCTGTCCTCATTAAATTATTATGCATTTGGTGGTGTTGTGCAAGTATTTAAAGAAAGTGTCTCCGGGCAAATATTTATAATGGTTAAATTGAATCCTGGGTCAAGATTTCTGGAAGTGCCTTTTCTGATTGTTTTCATGTGAATATTATTTTCTATGGTGCTAGTATTAACTGCAGCATACCGAAGACAAATCCTCAACATATTcctttaagggaaaaaaaaacttttatattgTGTTCTATAGTGCATTTATATGATTTTACTTCatgtacaaatgtaattttagctaagaaataaaagctgacaaaAGAAAAGCAACAAGTTGGTTATTACTTTGTCTTCAACATCAAACCACTATGACCCGACCAAAACATTAATGACACCAAGTAGCCCTGCCCCACGCTCCTATTGCCTCTGTAAGTAGGAGAATCCACCATTGCAGCTGGGGTGTCACTGTAATGCTTAATAGTCTCTGATAGGGTTCCCAGTGTGGTATGCTGCTCAGGCCCTCATTGTTTTTGGATGGAAGTGTGGTGACGTTTGCTTATTAGCTTTTCCTGATAGGTCACCGCGACATGATCAGCTGACATAAGACCACCCCCATAACATTCTCCC harbors:
- the LOC135257120 gene encoding kinesin-like protein KIF26A isoform X3, which translates into the protein MPDLQPATFSGLPVVTVFSSPHRAHPPVLDGRQGGARKHGVRATVGNGPAAGGRGSFAARSLCRHEGAWSALFQPCLAPTREAEQDWGVALGTPSADVTGPMQMVQGVALPPAATLGTSATVSFFARAAQKLSLSSKRKKSHSRSAPPTNFSTTLRRAPPPMPPCLLRARSKVKDNPGMGKVKVMVRVCPSHVSHDGPKSASFLKADPRKKQLTLSDPYRLGPDHARSSAPKTFTFDTVFTQDASQAEVCAGTVAEVLQSVVNGADGCVFCFGHVGLGKTYTMMGSDGSTQSLGVVPCAISWLYRLVEERQERTGARFSLGVSAVEISGRDETLRDLLGGVSGDGPRDGRTPALYLHEDPICGSQLRNQSELGAPSPEHAASLLDEALAARSSSRDSEEEERRHSHMLFTLHLYQQHLDHSQATLSGGRCRLHFIDLGSCDPITSEGHNRGGGHCLTLPILGNVILALTSGAKHVPYRDSKLTMLLRESLGNINCRTTMIAHVSDSATNYAETLNTIQLASRIHRTRKKKSKCSSGSSGGDTLWESQSQGLSDLKFSHPQALSLSLPSLRYGDRGCSSSRVQPRDTVVYVGLGGTAVCERELCVTEAPPTSVPIIPSLNRKRVQEGHPGDGDHIKCNTFAELQEWLDCVGDNEGGRGCPLAPGTGRGVAKLTERSQFPSRNPTLSYKLSNSHECLSSCMSPSHLASSASSESEKGHYKWPEPTPDSFGGMGVDRQKAFYSGAFNKSASLNRRHQSKPAHPVTEQVMSQRLPLLTEDSSTCRAPPVGMSQKAEPRRSPIPGTRSPSEAPSEMRPLRSTPRGRSFDRDALMTTVTLRRPVELNGEDELVFTRVEELSIGGLVENSMPSGMTRFHGDHRSSQTLPAGFHRVAIVSSINDEFDAYTSQVDVSGLRKGKVHTKGIGSESTLCSDFPGMPREESYFKKDTRTLTTDGTTAASSKFLPSKYLPTLESTKTPSRDYKTRVNAVGTFPHPHVYSTLPRNIKPTSPIAQSNINYEQQKLKGKLDDPWLHFDRHFDPRAAEMDSPSRHSRNSTKRPVGNSNSVPRPPKQQGHCSPKRVVDGCERSNNSKGEASHRVPVLRREATTLGIMPVIHSSSFIKPNEDSILATGSLKFLSLRKKTSGLNGASSKPQCSSPPIQPVQRYNLDPKSRNNLSSRSTESKLSVLEVEFDMRFKGYSSGHKTSSLKADYTSAKPKSSQKARKQKGSTGHSHGSLTSLERCDSLTSMGSKPGLSRENSDASLGSRGRSGRSGAQQGSPGSASTSPPPSAPPRTSGKLEHMQGSTVTAAVAMNGNQAHSMFSGNSQPQCSTSICSVAPFTWNVNLPPNGKSTPFSAPEGNGKLGRDAAMSTKQVIRAANSRVSELASGSSVRHLGGSGDTERGRNLGDSDHLTTVPPSPYSKMTAPRMPSRYSSGHCSDNSSVLSGELPPAMGRTAIFYHSGGSSGYESMIRDSEATGSTSSAHDSLSESGASSLGRIRTPRSPKKRSNGYQRRRLIPAPLPDAPPSGRKAGAAGQWVDLLPLPGPLKEPFEIKVYEIDGAAHLQRQCPGGAAEASTRFCRPFHPA
- the LOC135257120 gene encoding kinesin-like protein KIF26A isoform X5 gives rise to the protein MMDWKELAAQKLSLSSKRKKSHSRSAPPTNFSTTLRRAPPPMPPCLLRARSKVKDNPGMGKVKVMVRVCPSHVSHDGPKSASFLKADPRKKQLTLSDPYRLGPDHARSSAPKTFTFDTVFTQDASQAEVCAGTVAEVLQSVVNGADGCVFCFGHVGLGKTYTMMGSDGSTQSLGVVPCAISWLYRLVEERQERTGARFSLGVSAVEISGRDETLRDLLGGVSGDGPRDGRTPALYLHEDPICGSQLRNQSELGAPSPEHAASLLDEALAARSSSRDSEEEERRHSHMLFTLHLYQQHLDHSQATLSGGRCRLHFIDLGSCDPITSEGHNRGGGHCLTLPILGNVILALTSGAKHVPYRDSKLTMLLRESLGNINCRTTMIAHVSDSATNYAETLNTIQLASRIHRTRKKKSKCSSGSSGGDTLWESQSQGLSDLKFSHPQALSLSLPSLRYGDRGCSSSRVQPRDTVVYVGLGGTAVCERELCVTEAPPTSVPIIPSLNRKRVQEGHPGDGDHIKCNTFAELQEWLDCVGDNEGGRGCPLAPGTGRGVAKLTERSQFPSRNPTLSYKLSNSHECLSSCMSPSHLASSASSESEKGHYKWPEPTPDSFGGMGVDRQKAFYSGAFNKSASLNRRHQSKPAHPVTEQVMSQRLPLLTEDSSTCRAPPVGMSQKAEPRRSPIPGTRSPSEAPSEMRPLRSTPRGRSFDRDALMTTVTLRRPVELNGEDELVFTRVEELSIGGLVENSMPSGMTRFHGDHRSSQTLPAGFHRVAIVSSINDEFDAYTSQVDVSGLRKGKVHTKGIGSESTLCSDFPGMPREESYFKKDTRTLTTDGTTAASSKFLPSKYLPTLESTKTPSRDYKTRVNAVGTFPHPHVYSTLPRNIKPTSPIAQSNINYEQQKLKGKLDDPWLHFDRHFDPRAAEMDSPSRHSRNSTKRPVGNSNSVPRPPKQQGHCSPKRVVDGCERSNNSKGEASHRVPVLRREATTLGIMPVIHSSSFIKPNEDSILATGSLKFLSLRKKTSGLNGASSKPQCSSPPIQPVQRYNLDPKSRNNLSSRSTESKLSVLEVEFDMRFKGYSSGHKTSSLKADYTSAKPKSSQKARKQKGSTGHSHGSLTSLERCDSLTSMGSKPGLSRENSDASLGSRGRSGRSGAQQGSPGSASTSPPPSAPPRTSGKLEHMQGSTVTAAVAMNGNQAHSMFSGNSQPQCSTSICSVAPFTWNVNLPPNGKSTPFSAPEGNGKLGRDAAMSTKQVIRAANSRVSELASGSSVRHLGGSGDTERGRNLGDSDHLTTVPPSPYSKMTAPRMPSRYSSGHCSDNSSVLSGELPPAMGRTAIFYHSGGSSGYESMIRDSEATGSTSSAHDSLSESGASSLGRIRTPRSPKKRSNGYQRRRLIPAPLPDAPPSGRKAGAAGQWVDLLPLPGPLKEPFEIKVYEIDGAAHLQRQCPGGAAEASTRFCRPFHPA
- the LOC135257120 gene encoding kinesin-like protein KIF26A isoform X6, with the translated sequence MDLHDSTRGIKTIKATRTIADLGARCLDSDIIFGFTSHLAKRPPKIPETCSDVQNPLSHEKSTRTRLLHSAEETQRCSRPPPEGSGSACISENCPSESSEDKSNLCKRCQVVANPTMQALDLTDPESEKAPTREAEQDWGVALGTPSADVTGPMQMVQGVALPPAATLGTSATVSFFARAAQKLSLSSKRKKSHSRSAPPTNFSTTLRRAPPPMPPCLLRARSKVKDNPGMGKVKVMVRVCPSHVSHDGPKSASFLKADPRKKQLTLSDPYRLGPDHARSSAPKTFTFDTVFTQDASQAEVCAGTVAEVLQSVVNGADGCVFCFGHVGLGKTYTMMGSDGSTQSLGVVPCAISWLYRLVEERQERTGARFSLGVSAVEISGRDETLRDLLGGVSGDGPRDGRTPALYLHEDPICGSQLRNQSELGAPSPEHAASLLDEALAARSSSRDSEEEERRHSHMLFTLHLYQQHLDHSQATLSGGRCRLHFIDLGSCDPITSEGHNRGGGHCLTLPILGNVILALTSGAKHVPYRDSKLTMLLRESLGNINCRTTMIAHVSDSATNYAETLNTIQLASRIHRTRKKKSKCSSGSSGGDTLWESQSQGLSDLKFSHPQALSLSLPSLRYGDRGCSSSRVQPRDTVVYVGLGGTAVCERELCVTEAPPTSVPIIPSLNRKRVQEGHPGDGDHIKCNTFAELQEWLDCVGDNEGGRGCPLAPGTGRGVAKLTERSQFPSRNPTLSYKLSNSHECLSSCMSPSHLASSASSESEKGHYKWPEPTPDSFGGMGVDRQKAFYSGAFNKSASLNRRHQSKPAHPVTEQVMSQRLPLLTEDSSTCRAPPVGMSQKAEPRRSPIPGTRSPSEAPSEMRPLRSTPRGRSFDRDALMTTVTLRRPVELNGEDELVFTRVEELSIGGLVENSMPSGMTRFHGDHRSSQTLPAGFHRVAIVSSINDEFDAYTSQVDVSGLRKGKVHTKGIGSESTLCSDFPGMPREESYFKKDTRTLTTDGTTAASSKFLPSKYLPTLESTKTPSRDYKTRVNAVGTFPHPHVYSTLPRNIKPTSPIAQSNINYEQQKLKGKLDDPWLHFDRHFDPRAAEMDSPSRHSRNSTKRPVGNSNSVPRPPKQQGHCSPKRVVDGCERSNNSKGEASHRVPVLRREATTLGIMPVIHSSSFIKPNEDSILATGSLKFLSLRKKTSGLNGASSKPQCSSPPIQPVQRYNLDPKSRNNLSSRSTESKLSVLEVEFDMRFKGYSSGHKTSSLKADYTSAKPKSSQKARKQKGSTGHSHGSLTSLERCDSLTSMGSKPGLSRENSDASLGSRGRSGRSGAQQGSPGSASTSPPPSAPPRTSGKLEHMQGSTVTAAVAMNGNQAHSMFSGNSQPQCSTSICSVAPFTWNVNLPPNGKSTPFSAPEGNGKLGRDAAMSTKQVIRAANSRVSELASGSSVRHLGGSGDTERGRNLGDSDHLTTVPPSPYSKMTAPRMPSRYSSGHCSDNSSVLSGELPPAMGRTAIFYHSGGSSGYESMIRDSEATGSTSSAHDSLSESGASSLGRIRTPRSPKKRSNGYQRRRLIPAPLPDAPPSGRKAGAAGQWVDLLPLPGPLKEPFEIKVYEIDGAAHLQRQCPGGAAEPFQDVKKGLPYFNARLKMLERRQQQIRDLRVKHEKLKGELEDVKNKLMLDPQKWIGEFEVEPDLDEESQEYLEALAQVTGELEYCVNLCKSRVMMETCFDVEATSLAHGGPRELQV